One Clostridium sp. CM027 genomic window carries:
- the pckA gene encoding phosphoenolpyruvate carboxykinase (ATP), producing MVCLKNLNYLNIRTSKKIYRNLPVSDLVSFALQREEGTLSESGALVVNTGKYTGRSPKDRFIVSQESVEELINWGDINLPIEEGIFENLYSQVCKYLSDKDIFVFDGYVGAMEEYRLPIRVVNEFASEALLSNQLFRRPDKTMLEYHKAEFTVIAAPGFKAKGAEDGVNSEAFIIINFDKKIVLIGGTQYAGEIKKSIFSIMNFLLPGKGVFPMHCSSNIGKNGDTAVFFGLSGTGKTTLSADPERKLIGDDEHGWCDKGVFNFEGGCYAKTIKLDKNNESEIYSALKFGALLENVVLDDNNMPNYDDDSLTENTRGAYPIEYIENAELSGIGGQPSTIIFLTADAFGVLPPISKLSKEAAMYHFISGYTSKLAGTERGITEPKATFSSCFGEAFMLMNPSVYAKLLGERIDKYDTEVFLVNTGWIGGEYGVGSRMKLSYTKAMVKAALEGKLKDVEYKEHPIFKVDIPVAVPNVPTKMLNPQNTWGDKENYVLKAKELAFKFAENFSKFKGVAENIKKAGPIYK from the coding sequence AATTTACCTGTATCCGATCTAGTAAGTTTTGCGCTGCAAAGAGAAGAAGGCACTTTATCAGAATCAGGTGCATTGGTTGTAAACACAGGAAAATATACAGGCAGATCGCCTAAGGATAGATTTATAGTTTCACAAGAAAGTGTTGAAGAATTAATAAATTGGGGCGATATAAATTTACCAATTGAAGAGGGGATTTTTGAAAATTTGTATAGTCAAGTGTGTAAATATTTAAGTGATAAAGATATATTTGTGTTTGATGGTTATGTTGGTGCTATGGAAGAATATAGACTACCTATTAGAGTAGTAAATGAATTTGCATCAGAGGCATTGCTTTCTAATCAATTATTTAGAAGACCAGATAAAACAATGCTTGAGTATCATAAGGCTGAATTCACGGTAATTGCGGCTCCGGGATTTAAAGCAAAAGGAGCAGAAGATGGAGTAAATTCTGAAGCTTTTATTATAATAAATTTTGATAAGAAAATTGTTTTAATTGGTGGAACACAGTATGCAGGAGAAATTAAAAAATCAATTTTTTCAATAATGAATTTTTTATTACCTGGAAAAGGCGTATTCCCAATGCACTGTTCTTCCAATATAGGTAAAAATGGAGACACAGCAGTATTCTTTGGCCTTTCAGGTACAGGAAAAACCACATTGTCGGCAGATCCAGAAAGAAAGCTTATCGGAGATGATGAACATGGTTGGTGTGATAAAGGAGTATTTAACTTTGAAGGTGGATGCTATGCCAAAACTATAAAATTAGATAAAAATAATGAAAGTGAAATTTACTCAGCATTAAAATTTGGTGCATTGCTTGAAAATGTCGTGCTTGATGATAATAATATGCCTAACTATGATGATGATAGCTTAACAGAGAATACCAGAGGCGCATATCCTATAGAATATATCGAAAATGCAGAACTAAGTGGAATTGGTGGACAACCAAGCACTATAATATTTTTAACAGCAGATGCTTTTGGAGTTCTTCCACCAATTTCAAAACTTTCAAAAGAAGCTGCAATGTATCATTTTATTTCGGGATATACAAGTAAGCTTGCGGGTACAGAGCGTGGGATTACAGAACCGAAAGCGACTTTTTCATCTTGCTTTGGAGAAGCTTTTATGCTAATGAACCCTTCAGTTTATGCAAAGCTTTTAGGTGAGAGAATAGACAAATATGACACTGAGGTGTTTTTGGTAAATACAGGTTGGATTGGCGGAGAATATGGGGTAGGTTCAAGAATGAAACTATCATATACGAAAGCTATGGTAAAAGCTGCTCTTGAAGGTAAGCTTAAGGATGTTGAGTATAAAGAACATCCAATATTTAAAGTAGATATACCGGTGGCGGTGCCAAATGTTCCAACAAAAATGTTGAATCCACAAAATACATGGGGAGATAAAGAAAATTATGTTTTAAAAGCTAAAGAATTAGCATTCAAATTTGCTGAGAACTTTAGCAAATTTAAAGGAGTTGCAGAAAACATAAAAAAAGCTGGACCTATATATAAATAA